Proteins encoded within one genomic window of Oryza brachyantha chromosome 7, ObraRS2, whole genome shotgun sequence:
- the LOC102721662 gene encoding transcription factor MYB118-like has protein sequence MTTPPPPLPAPRAARIARPRLPPEQDALLQRFAKENAFRQWSRIARSMHRRHKLARDVYHRPFTARDDDELLRLHRRLGDRWKEIGSAVSGRSSRIMKRRCKELRRSGFLAAAATAARKELPAGEDTDDMVESVDEPLESPRRLALADALASSFASCSLAPDHPMDPPLAGSLELGFACMKIG, from the coding sequence ATgacgacgccaccgccgccgctgcctgcgccgcgcgcggcgcgcaTCGCCCGCCCCAGGCTTCCGCCGGAGCAAGACGCGCTGTTGCAGAGGTTCGCCAAGGAGAACGCCTTCCGGCAATGGAGCCGGATCGCCAGGAGCATGCACCGCCGCCACAAGCTCGCCCGCGACGTATACCACCGCCCCTTCACTGCccgtgacgacgacgagctcctgcgcctccaccgccgcctcggcgaCCGCTGGAAGGAGATCGGCAGCGCGGTCTCCGGCCGCAGCTCACGCATCATGAAGCGCCGCTGCAAGGAGCTCCGTCGTAGCGGCttcctcgctgccgccgcaacAGCCGCCAGGAAGGAGCtgcccgccggcgaggacACCGACGACATGGTGGAAAGCGTGGATGAGCCGTTGGAGTCGCCTCGTCGTCTCGCCCTAGCCGACGCTCTTGCCTCGAGCTTCGCGTCTTGCAGCCTTGCCCCGGACCATCCGATGGATCCTCCACTGGCCGGAAGCCTCGAGCTAGGGTTCGCCTGCATGAAAATTGGCTAG
- the LOC121054986 gene encoding myb-related protein B-like, with translation MHQEEMTTPPPLPAPRPRCIVRLRLPPAWTPEEDAQLQRLAKENAFRRWSRIARSMPRRSARSCRDRWRHHLARDVYHRPFTARDDDELLRLHYRLGDRWKEIGRAVYGRSSRIMKRRWKELRRSGFPAAAATAARKELLAEDADDMLESVDEQSESPRRLALADALASSFASCSLAQDQPMGAALAGSLELGFACMEI, from the coding sequence ATGCATCAGGAGGAgatgacgacgccgccgccgcttcctgcTCCGCGCCCGAGGTGCATCGTCCGCCTCAGGCTTCCGCCGGCGTGGACGCCGGAGGAAGACGCGCAGCTGCAGAGGCTCGCCAAGGAGAACGCCTTCCGGCGCTGGAGCCGGATCGCCAGGAGCATGCCCCGCCGCTCCGCCAGGTCCTGCCGCGACAGGTggcgccaccacctcgccCGCGACGTGTACCACCGCCCCTTCACCgcccgcgacgacgacgagctcctgCGCCTCCACTACCGCCTCGGCGACCGCTGGAAGGAGATCGGCCGCGCGGTGTACGGCCGCAGCTCGCGCATCATGAAGCGCCGCTGGAAGGAGCTCCGGCGTAGCGGCTTCCCCGCTgctgccgcaaccgccgccagGAAGGAGCTGCTCGCCGAGGACGCCGACGACATGCTGGAAAGCGTGGATGAGCAGTCGGAGTCGCCTCGTCGTCTCGCCCTAGCCGACGCTCTCGCGTCGAGCTTCGCTTCTTGCAGCCTTGCGCAGGACCAACCGATGGGTGCTGCTCTGGCCGGAAGCCTCGAGCTAGGGTTCGCTTGCATGGAAATCTGA